ACAGCATTAAAATCCACATAACTTGTGTTATTTTGCATCAAAAAACGTAATCTGTTTTGCCTTATTTCTATAAGCCGGTCTGGTTCTTTGGTTAAACCTATTATTAAAGATCTTTTATTATGACGAAGATTATCTGGCATTATAAATCCAGGAACAATTGGTATATTGGCAGCTTTAATCCCACGATGAGCAAGATAAATACATGTGGGAGTTTTAGATGTTCTTGAAACACCTATTAAAATAACATCTGCTTGATCATAACCTTCAGATCCTAAGCCATCATCATGAACCATCGCATAAGTAAGTGCATCTATCTTTTGGAAATATTGATCATCCATTTCATGTTGGCGACCTGGTTGTCCCTTAGCCTGATGACCAACGATATTACTTAAAGCCAGCATTAAAGGATCAAGAACTGAAACAAAAGGAACTTTCAGTTTTTTACATCCCTTCTGAAGTTGCTCACGTAAATTATCATTAACCATTGTAAAAACGACCAACCCTGGTTTTTCTTTAACAGAATCCAAAATTTTATCTATTTGACTAGGGGTTCTTATAAGCGGCCAATGATGTTCTAAAGGTATAAAGTTTTCAAATTGAGCTATACACGCACGTGTTATGCTATGAATAGTTTCCCCTGTTGCATCGGATACAAGATGTATATGATATTCTGACATTTTTTATCTACATACTTATCTGGATAATTTGTGGTTAAACTAACTTTCTTTATTTAAAATAAAAATCATCCTTTTTAAACCTATATTTATAAACACTTATAATAACAGCTGAATAATTTTATCCTAGTCTTGTTTATAAAATTAATTGTAAAAGAAGTTTGTATTTAATTAAAAAAAACTTTGTTTAAAAACATGGTTTTACATAAACTTCGCTATAAAAAAGATTAAATATATAATAAAAATTACCTCTTTATATTTTTGGGGATAAAATAAAAAATACTTTTTATTCAACCTTCCCACAATATACTACCACTACTACTACCTAATTATAAGTATAATAGATGTAAAAATATTTTAACCTCACATAGAAAGAAAATAATTATTTTGTCTAAAAAAAGCATTTTAGATCTTTTTCAATCTAATAAACCTTTGAATAA
The sequence above is a segment of the Alphaproteobacteria bacterium genome. Coding sequences within it:
- a CDS encoding kinase/pyrophosphorylase; this translates as MSEYHIHLVSDATGETIHSITRACIAQFENFIPLEHHWPLIRTPSQIDKILDSVKEKPGLVVFTMVNDNLREQLQKGCKKLKVPFVSVLDPLMLALSNIVGHQAKGQPGRQHEMDDQYFQKIDALTYAMVHDDGLGSEGYDQADVILIGVSRTSKTPTCIYLAHRGIKAANIPIVPGFIMPDNLRHNKRSLIIGLTKEPDRLIEIRQNRLRFLMQNNTSYVDFNAVSEELSLVKKLCAEHHWPIIDITRRSVEETAATIMQMLHERDEQQNL